One Sphaeramia orbicularis chromosome 21, fSphaOr1.1, whole genome shotgun sequence DNA window includes the following coding sequences:
- the LOC115412622 gene encoding trace amine-associated receptor 13c-like produces MDALDESDLCFPSLNNSCRRMSRSQLEAAILFTLLSSIALITMVLNLLVIISISHFRQLHTTTNLLLLSLAVADFLVGFPQMLFQIFQTRGCWILGEIACTMYFFCGFLAVSVSVGNMVLISIDRYVAICDPMLYPTKVTMKRVQFSIYLCWIFSALHASWILRDILKQPGRHSSCYGDCIAIINFAEGLVDLIATFFAPFIIITVLYMRVFVVAVSQARAMRSHVTSVTQQHPTVTAQKSEIKAAKTLGILVVVFILCSCPYYCFTVAAESNLLTSSSGVVELWLIYFNSCLNPVIYAFCYPWFRKSIKFIVTLQILQPGSCEANIL; encoded by the exons ATGGATGCCTTAGATGAATCCGACCTCTGCTTTCCATCATTAAACAACTCCTGTAGGAGGATGAGTCGCTCTCAGTTGGAGGCCGCGATCCTTTTCACCCTGCTCTCCTCCATCGCTCTGATCACTATGGTTCTGAACCTGCTGGTCATCATCTCTATCTCCCACTTCAG GCAGCTCCACACCaccaccaacctcctcctcctctctctggctgTCGCAGACTTCCTTGTGGGTTTTCCTCAGATGCTTTTCCAGATTTTCCAGACCCGTGGATGTTGGATCCTTGGTGAAATTGCATGTACTATGTATTTCTTTTGTGGTTTTCTTGCTGTCAGTGTGTCAGTAGGAAACATGGTTCTCATATCAATTGACCGCTATGTGGCTATTTGTGACCCCATGTTGTATCCTACAAAAGTCACTATGAAAAGAGTTCAGTTCAGCATTTATCTGTGTTGGATATTTTCTGCTCTTCATGCCAGTTGGATACTGAGGGATATACTCAAACAACCAGGCAGGCATAGTTCCTGTTATGGAGACTGTATTGCTATAATTAATTTTGCTGAAGGACTTGTCGACCTTATTGCCACATTTTTTGCCCCCTTTATTATCATCACAGTTTTATACATGAGAGTATTTGTGGTGGCTGTGTCTCAGGCTCGTGCCATGAGATCCCATGTTACATCAGTCACACAGCAGCATCCAACTGTAACTGCACAGAAATCTGAGATAAAAGCAGCCAAGACACTTGGTATTCTTGtggttgtgtttattttgtgttcttGTCCTTATTATTGTTTCACTGTTGCAGCTGAAAGCAACTTATTGACCTCTTCATCTGGTGTTGTTGAACTTTGGCTGATATATTTTAACTCCTGTCTGAACCCGGTCATTTATGCTTTTTGTTATCCCTGGTTTAGAAAATCTATTAAATTCATTGTTACACTTCAGATATTGCAGCCTGGTTCCTGTGAGGCCAACATACTGTAG